A genomic stretch from Syntrophaceae bacterium includes:
- a CDS encoding UMP kinase: MERPVYRRVLLKLSGEALAGGKGFGFDFEVIEGIARELKSVAALGVQMGLVIGGGNIWRGGVAAARGMDRTAADYTGMLATVINCLTMQSALEAQGVPARVLSALDVKGVAEPYIQRRAIRYLEEGRVLLLAGGTGNPFFTTDTAAALRAVEIKADVLLKATKVDGVYDRDPVNHPEAVFFERIGYADVLVKDLKVMDGTAVSLCRENGMPVIVFNLQKSGNIKRVLCGEPVGTRLGA; the protein is encoded by the coding sequence TTGGAACGGCCGGTCTATCGCAGGGTTCTGTTGAAACTCAGCGGCGAAGCCCTTGCCGGCGGCAAGGGCTTCGGCTTCGATTTCGAGGTGATCGAGGGGATCGCCCGGGAACTCAAGTCGGTTGCGGCGTTGGGAGTCCAGATGGGCCTCGTCATCGGCGGCGGCAACATCTGGCGTGGCGGTGTCGCCGCTGCCCGAGGCATGGACCGGACGGCGGCGGACTACACGGGAATGCTGGCCACGGTCATCAACTGCCTGACCATGCAGAGCGCCCTGGAGGCCCAGGGGGTTCCGGCCCGTGTCCTGTCCGCCCTGGACGTCAAAGGGGTGGCCGAACCCTACATCCAGAGGCGAGCCATTCGTTACCTCGAGGAGGGGCGCGTTCTTCTGCTGGCGGGAGGGACGGGAAACCCGTTTTTTACCACCGACACGGCGGCGGCACTCCGAGCCGTCGAGATCAAGGCCGATGTTCTCCTGAAGGCCACGAAAGTGGACGGCGTCTATGACCGGGATCCCGTCAATCACCCGGAAGCGGTCTTTTTCGAACGCATCGGCTATGCAGATGTCCTGGTGAAGGACCTGAAAGTGATGGACGGCACGGCCGTTTCTCTCTGCCGGGAGAACGGCATGCCGGTGATCGTCTTCAACCTCCAGAAGAGTGGGAACATCAAGCGGGTACTCTGCGGGGAACCGGTAGGGACCCGGTTAGGAGCGTAA
- the argJ gene encoding bifunctional glutamate N-acetyltransferase/amino-acid acetyltransferase ArgJ, giving the protein MSKDESLTVPGFRAAGIAAGIKENGRKDLALIVSDEPAAAAGLFTTNTFKAAPVILDMERIRSGRAQAILTNSGNANAANGPEGVEDARASSRAVSEALGIPDDLILVASTGVIGRRLPVGKILAGIRPLAGSLRPDGMEDAQEAILTTDRFPKMAVRVENIDGRPVTVLGMAKGAGMIQPNMATLLSYVLTDAAVDAPLLEDLLREGVSRSFNAITVDGCMSTNDTVLILANGRAGNRPFRKGGRDGRMFRSMLSAVLEEMALAMVRDGEGATKIVTVEVLGGRTKAEARRVAYAVGNSNLFKTACFGGDPNWGRVIQAVGASGVSVDPDAVDVSFGGVTVFSGGRGIPAAVPELAGIMAADRIHVRINLSVGRGTFSLHASDLTFDYVKINAHYTT; this is encoded by the coding sequence ATGAGTAAAGACGAAAGTTTAACCGTCCCCGGTTTTCGGGCGGCGGGGATCGCTGCGGGGATCAAGGAGAACGGGCGGAAGGACCTGGCCCTCATCGTCTCGGACGAACCGGCCGCGGCGGCCGGCCTGTTCACGACCAACACCTTCAAGGCCGCCCCGGTGATCTTGGACATGGAGCGCATCCGGTCCGGCCGGGCCCAGGCCATCCTGACCAACAGCGGAAACGCCAACGCAGCAAACGGTCCCGAAGGGGTTGAGGACGCCCGGGCTTCATCCCGGGCCGTCTCGGAGGCGTTGGGCATTCCGGATGACCTGATCCTGGTGGCCTCCACGGGGGTTATCGGCCGGCGCCTCCCGGTCGGGAAGATCCTTGCCGGCATCCGGCCGCTCGCAGGATCCCTCCGGCCGGACGGAATGGAAGATGCACAGGAGGCGATCCTCACGACGGACCGCTTCCCCAAGATGGCCGTGCGCGTGGAGAACATCGACGGCAGGCCCGTGACGGTCCTCGGGATGGCCAAGGGAGCGGGCATGATCCAGCCGAACATGGCGACTCTACTTTCCTACGTCCTCACCGACGCGGCCGTCGATGCCCCTCTCCTGGAAGACCTGCTCCGGGAGGGCGTGTCCCGCAGCTTCAACGCGATCACCGTGGACGGCTGCATGAGCACCAACGACACGGTCCTGATCCTGGCGAACGGCCGGGCGGGAAACCGTCCCTTCCGGAAGGGCGGCCGGGACGGCCGGATGTTCCGGAGCATGCTGTCCGCCGTACTGGAGGAGATGGCCCTGGCCATGGTCCGCGACGGGGAGGGGGCGACCAAGATCGTCACGGTCGAAGTCTTGGGAGGAAGAACGAAGGCGGAGGCCCGGAGAGTGGCCTATGCCGTGGGGAACTCGAACCTGTTCAAGACGGCGTGTTTCGGGGGCGATCCCAACTGGGGACGGGTGATCCAGGCCGTCGGGGCTTCCGGCGTATCCGTGGATCCCGATGCCGTCGACGTGTCCTTCGGCGGTGTGACGGTTTTCTCCGGCGGGCGGGGCATTCCCGCGGCAGTACCGGAACTGGCCGGGATCATGGCGGCCGACCGCATCCATGTCCGGATCAACCTTTCCGTGGGCAGGGGAACGTTCAGCCTTCATGCGTCCGACCTGACCTTCGATTACGTCAAGATCAACGCGCATTACACGACCTGA
- the rpsB gene encoding 30S ribosomal protein S2: MAALISMKLLLEAGVHFGHQTNKWNPKMKTYIFGARNGIYIIDLQQTVEMFHKAYDFVVNTVANGGTILFVGTKKQSQESIREESERCGMPHVNQRWLGGMLTNFVTIKKSIDRLNMLDKMFQDESVRAFPKKEIMKLQKERDKLIKVLGGIRTLKGHPGGLFIVDPKREDIAVQEARKLGIPITAIVDTNCNPDLIDYVIPGNDDAIRAIKLFSSRIADAVLEGKRRYEEKLQAESDKNAPAETPVEEAEPDVPESVERKESPEAQDGAAEVSA, translated from the coding sequence ATGGCAGCATTGATTTCCATGAAGCTCCTGCTTGAGGCGGGAGTCCACTTCGGTCACCAGACCAACAAATGGAACCCGAAGATGAAGACCTACATCTTCGGCGCCCGGAACGGCATCTACATCATCGACCTCCAGCAGACCGTCGAGATGTTCCACAAGGCCTACGACTTTGTTGTGAACACCGTGGCGAACGGGGGTACCATCCTGTTTGTGGGAACGAAGAAACAGTCCCAGGAGTCGATTCGCGAGGAATCGGAGCGGTGCGGCATGCCTCACGTGAACCAGCGTTGGCTCGGCGGGATGCTGACCAATTTCGTCACCATCAAGAAGAGCATCGACCGCCTGAACATGCTGGACAAGATGTTCCAGGACGAAAGCGTCCGCGCATTTCCGAAAAAGGAGATCATGAAGCTCCAGAAGGAGCGGGACAAGTTGATCAAGGTCCTCGGCGGAATCCGGACCCTCAAGGGGCATCCGGGAGGGCTGTTCATCGTGGATCCGAAGCGGGAGGACATTGCCGTTCAGGAAGCCCGGAAGCTCGGCATTCCCATTACGGCCATCGTGGATACGAACTGCAACCCCGACCTGATCGATTACGTCATCCCGGGGAATGACGACGCCATCCGGGCCATCAAACTCTTTTCTTCCCGCATCGCCGACGCGGTCCTGGAAGGAAAGAGGCGCTACGAGGAAAAGCTCCAGGCAGAGAGCGACAAGAATGCCCCGGCGGAGACACCCGTCGAGGAGGCCGAGCCGGATGTTCCGGAGAGCGTAGAGCGGAAGGAAAGTCCCGAGGCACAGGACGGGGCGGCGGAAGTAAGTGCATAA
- a CDS encoding M23 family metallopeptidase — MAKRGFTLLIIPRRDGPVHTFGIPGSLLTGLAAVLATVVLLSLYLAYDYISIRRDASELARLRAVTGNQEKQIVDLAGRLERYGARIDELKEFDRKIRIAANIESNRDKQEILGIGGTVPDERLVPSRLDGDRQAILKEVVRGVDRLEQDAAAQEKSFVQILKFLNRQRSVIASTPSLWPVRGLVTSEFGTRSSPFGGGREHHDGIDIATQQGMPIRVPADGVVLEAARQSGLGNMVKVDHGRGLSTTYGHMSRIAVRQGAIVRRGEIIGYVGNTGRSTGSHLHYSVHFSGVAVNPRSYLRP; from the coding sequence ATGGCGAAACGCGGCTTTACCCTCTTGATCATTCCCCGAAGGGACGGTCCCGTCCATACCTTCGGGATTCCGGGTTCTCTCCTGACAGGGCTGGCCGCGGTCCTGGCAACCGTTGTTCTCCTCTCCCTCTACTTGGCCTACGACTATATCTCCATCCGCCGGGATGCCTCCGAACTGGCCCGCCTGCGGGCGGTCACGGGAAATCAGGAGAAGCAGATCGTCGACCTTGCCGGCCGCCTGGAGCGGTATGGTGCCAGGATCGACGAGTTGAAGGAGTTCGACCGGAAGATCCGGATCGCCGCCAATATCGAGAGCAACCGCGACAAACAGGAGATCCTCGGGATCGGGGGCACCGTACCGGACGAGCGGCTCGTTCCGTCGCGCCTGGATGGAGACCGACAGGCCATCCTGAAGGAGGTCGTCCGGGGTGTTGACCGGCTGGAGCAGGATGCGGCCGCACAGGAGAAAAGCTTTGTCCAGATCCTGAAGTTCCTGAACCGTCAGCGGTCGGTTATCGCGTCAACCCCGTCCCTCTGGCCGGTACGGGGGCTCGTGACATCCGAATTCGGCACCCGCTCCTCCCCCTTCGGTGGGGGCCGGGAGCATCACGACGGCATCGACATCGCCACGCAGCAGGGAATGCCCATCCGTGTGCCCGCCGACGGGGTGGTGCTCGAAGCGGCGCGGCAGAGCGGTCTGGGCAACATGGTCAAGGTCGACCATGGCCGGGGGCTCTCCACGACCTATGGCCACATGTCCCGGATCGCCGTCCGGCAGGGAGCGATCGTCCGCAGGGGGGAAATCATCGGATATGTCGGGAACACCGGCCGCAGCACCGGTTCCCATCTGCATTACTCGGTCCATTTCAGCGGGGTTGCCGTGAATCCCCGAAGTTATCTGCGCCCATAG
- a CDS encoding biotin/lipoyl-binding protein, producing MLNNISQNLLDERISPQDLRERGVRFVLDKIRQAEGYYLTNTERDQSQSDFKNRIMPHTQLLVARPRNDAGYLSLEITGGASVHVDMLRKQINPLEKLQVLSERMPETMFQTLCRGINLFGYRPYPENVVRLTVRTFARYVHVWRVFDFLNYIPNMRAVFEEVQASGCILEPSICFSTGPEHTDEYYVGKVGEILDVTGPDILLCIKNHGGLGTSKRIGDLVRAILDRYPDLIIHYHGHNTDGNDIGRIVEAVRNGAKIADAADHAFTGFYGPPPLLTVIETLEEYGHRAMGIDKQSVLDTSSMLRPEREFYKDLESQFLGFDPSVQVHKLPGGATGSSFEQAVKGGFLHRMPEILQRELPRVQTELGNWWSVTPGSQILWTTAVNNVLKGVRYKDANDDLKSLMLGRYGDLPFYWPSDEIYRAVFGPDWKQIRECDTCYQRIDDVDLDVEKKVLEKRLGRHATEDELVLYLQHPNDAVNFLKFETKFGKTWVLSPKIWFNRGGFSQGEKFDFPDAFGRLHTIEIGPQRKTKAGDMVTYMVIDHHTEPVLTVLEEEGNEQAKKKMVLSAKEISELAKKGDIRSHISGTVSEIPVTEGAEVEPGQVLIILEAMKMLNNVASDLKGQVVEIRVSPGDKVEVGDPLMTVRKE from the coding sequence ATGCTGAACAATATTTCCCAGAACCTGCTCGACGAGCGGATTTCCCCGCAAGACCTCCGGGAACGAGGAGTCCGGTTCGTGCTGGACAAGATCCGGCAGGCCGAGGGTTACTATCTGACCAATACCGAGAGGGACCAGTCCCAGTCGGATTTCAAAAACCGGATCATGCCCCATACCCAGCTCCTCGTGGCCCGGCCGCGCAACGACGCGGGCTACCTGTCCCTCGAGATCACGGGCGGGGCCTCGGTCCATGTGGACATGCTGCGCAAGCAGATCAATCCCCTGGAGAAGCTCCAGGTGTTGAGCGAGCGCATGCCCGAGACCATGTTCCAGACCCTCTGCCGGGGGATCAACCTCTTCGGTTACCGTCCCTATCCGGAAAACGTGGTCCGCCTGACGGTGCGGACCTTCGCCCGCTATGTCCACGTCTGGCGCGTGTTCGACTTCCTCAACTACATCCCCAACATGCGGGCGGTATTCGAGGAGGTGCAGGCGTCGGGATGCATCCTGGAGCCGTCCATCTGCTTCTCCACCGGACCCGAGCACACCGACGAATACTACGTGGGCAAGGTGGGGGAGATCCTCGACGTGACGGGGCCTGACATCCTCCTGTGCATCAAGAACCACGGCGGCCTCGGGACGTCGAAACGCATCGGGGACCTGGTGCGGGCCATCCTGGACCGGTACCCGGACCTCATCATCCACTATCACGGCCACAACACCGACGGGAACGACATCGGGCGGATCGTCGAGGCGGTGCGCAACGGGGCGAAAATCGCCGACGCGGCGGACCACGCCTTTACCGGCTTCTACGGCCCACCGCCGCTCCTCACGGTGATCGAAACCCTGGAGGAATACGGCCATCGGGCCATGGGCATCGACAAGCAGTCCGTTCTCGACACGTCCAGCATGCTCCGGCCGGAGCGCGAGTTCTACAAGGATCTCGAGTCCCAGTTCCTGGGGTTCGATCCCTCCGTCCAGGTGCACAAGCTCCCCGGCGGGGCCACGGGTTCCAGTTTCGAACAGGCCGTCAAGGGTGGCTTCCTCCACCGGATGCCGGAGATCCTCCAGCGGGAGCTTCCCCGCGTGCAGACCGAGCTGGGAAACTGGTGGAGCGTGACGCCGGGCTCCCAGATCCTCTGGACCACGGCGGTGAACAACGTCCTGAAAGGCGTCCGTTACAAGGACGCCAACGACGACCTGAAGAGCCTGATGCTGGGACGATACGGCGATCTCCCGTTCTACTGGCCCTCCGACGAAATCTACCGGGCCGTATTCGGTCCCGACTGGAAGCAGATCCGGGAGTGCGACACCTGTTACCAGCGCATCGACGACGTGGACCTCGACGTGGAGAAAAAGGTCCTGGAAAAGCGCCTGGGCCGTCATGCCACGGAAGACGAACTGGTGCTCTACCTGCAGCATCCGAACGATGCCGTCAACTTCCTCAAGTTCGAGACGAAGTTCGGGAAGACGTGGGTCCTGTCGCCGAAAATCTGGTTCAACCGGGGAGGTTTCTCGCAGGGCGAGAAGTTCGATTTCCCGGACGCTTTCGGCCGGCTCCATACCATCGAGATCGGACCGCAGCGGAAAACCAAGGCGGGCGACATGGTCACCTACATGGTCATCGACCACCACACCGAGCCCGTCCTCACCGTCCTGGAGGAGGAGGGGAACGAGCAGGCGAAGAAAAAGATGGTCCTGTCGGCCAAAGAGATCAGCGAGCTGGCCAAGAAGGGCGATATCCGGTCCCATATCAGCGGGACGGTCAGCGAGATTCCCGTTACGGAAGGGGCGGAGGTCGAGCCGGGACAGGTCCTGATCATCCTGGAGGCCATGAAGATGCTCAACAATGTGGCTTCCGACCTGAAGGGGCAGGTGGTGGAGATCCGGGTGTCCCCGGGCGACAAGGTCGAAGTGGGAGATCCCCTGATGACCGTCCGGAAGGAATAG
- a CDS encoding acetyl-CoA carboxylase biotin carboxylase subunit (catalyzes the ATP-dependent carboxylation of a covalently attached biotin and the transfer of the carboxyl group to pyruvate forming oxaloacetate): MKVTVRQIRRVMIANRGEIALRILRTAKELSLDVVVVYESPDSEAYYIRMAEDAIMIGDGPRKDYLDIDKIIWAARKSGADAIHPGYGFLAENPDFSAACDKAGIIFIGPPPGVISNLGNKVVARQIAMKAGIPCVPGTSDLRRGEAGVREAVDFGRMHGYPLMLKASAGGGGRGIRKVIDEADLLKQIPQARAETLAAFNDENIYVEKCIEAPRHVEVQILADKHGNVIHLGTRDCSIQRRHQKLLEIAPADLPPDVLEAMCDCAIRFSRESGYVNAGTVEFLVDSKTNEFWFMEMNTRLQVEHTVTEELSGVDIVREQIRIAEGHVLSIPQELGHLRGKAIQVRINAEDPKNNFMPEGGKRLEVYQSSGGPGVRLDGVVYQGFKIPTEYDSMMVKMTVRGLNWEQAIQRLKRALQGFLIVGPKTTIPFYLSICDEPDFQAGRFDTSYLETHPGIFEYPEPEREVAKLAELIAEIHARKINPYAY; the protein is encoded by the coding sequence ATGAAAGTGACCGTACGGCAAATCAGGCGCGTGATGATTGCGAACCGGGGGGAGATCGCCCTCCGGATCCTGAGGACTGCCAAAGAGCTGTCCCTGGATGTCGTCGTTGTTTATGAAAGTCCCGACAGCGAGGCGTATTACATCCGGATGGCCGAAGACGCCATCATGATCGGCGACGGGCCCAGGAAGGATTACCTGGACATTGATAAGATCATCTGGGCGGCTCGCAAGAGCGGTGCCGACGCGATCCATCCGGGTTACGGCTTCCTGGCGGAGAATCCCGATTTTTCGGCTGCCTGCGACAAGGCGGGAATCATCTTCATCGGCCCCCCTCCCGGTGTGATCAGCAACCTGGGCAACAAGGTCGTGGCCCGGCAGATCGCCATGAAGGCCGGGATTCCCTGTGTTCCCGGAACGTCGGATTTGCGCCGCGGCGAGGCAGGCGTCCGGGAGGCCGTCGATTTCGGGCGGATGCACGGATACCCCCTGATGCTCAAGGCGTCCGCCGGCGGCGGCGGCCGGGGCATCCGGAAAGTGATCGACGAAGCCGACCTTCTTAAGCAGATTCCCCAGGCCCGCGCGGAGACGCTGGCGGCCTTCAACGATGAGAACATCTACGTGGAGAAGTGCATCGAGGCGCCGCGCCACGTGGAAGTGCAGATCCTGGCGGACAAACACGGCAACGTGATCCACCTGGGAACGAGAGACTGCTCGATCCAGCGGCGTCATCAGAAGCTCCTGGAGATCGCACCGGCGGACCTGCCGCCGGACGTCCTCGAGGCGATGTGCGATTGCGCCATCCGCTTCTCCCGCGAGTCGGGCTATGTCAACGCCGGGACGGTGGAATTCCTGGTCGACTCGAAGACCAACGAATTCTGGTTCATGGAGATGAATACCCGGCTACAGGTGGAGCACACCGTAACGGAGGAGCTCTCCGGGGTGGACATCGTCCGGGAGCAGATCCGTATCGCTGAGGGCCACGTCCTTAGCATTCCCCAGGAGTTGGGGCATCTCCGGGGGAAGGCCATTCAGGTCCGGATCAACGCCGAAGACCCGAAAAACAACTTCATGCCCGAGGGCGGCAAGAGGCTGGAGGTATACCAGTCCTCCGGCGGACCCGGCGTCCGGCTGGACGGCGTGGTCTACCAGGGATTCAAGATCCCCACGGAATACGACTCGATGATGGTCAAGATGACCGTCCGGGGGCTGAACTGGGAACAGGCCATCCAGCGGCTGAAAAGGGCCCTTCAGGGATTCCTCATCGTGGGGCCCAAGACCACGATCCCATTCTACCTGTCCATCTGCGACGAACCCGACTTCCAGGCGGGCCGGTTCGATACGAGCTACCTGGAGACGCATCCCGGGATCTTCGAATACCCGGAGCCGGAGCGCGAGGTGGCGAAACTGGCGGAACTCATCGCGGAGATTCACGCCCGCAAGATCAACCCTTACGCATACTGA
- the secA gene encoding preprotein translocase subunit SecA, whose product MFENILKKIVGSKNDRDLKRLSFLLEEVNDLEPAMLALSDAELRAKTPYFKEKLDNGASLEDILPEAFAVVREVSRRTLLMRPFDVQVIGGIVLHEGKIAEMKTGEGKTLAATMPMYLNALAGRGAHLVTVNDYLARRDASWMGPVYNFLGLTVGVIVHGMDDAERRKAYLSDITYGTNNEFGFDYLRDNMKFTLDDYVQRDFNYAIVDEVDSILIDEARTPLIISGPSDESTDKYYRINQIIPRLHKDTDYTIEEKSKTVVLTEEGVARVETLLKVQNLYEPRNIEIVHHVNQALRAHTLFKRDVDYMVKDGEVIIVDEFTGRLMPGRRYSDGLHQALEAKEKVKIERENQTLASITFQNYFRMYDKLAGMTGTADTEAEEFKKIYGLEVVVVPTNMPMIRNDAGDVVYKTEVEKFNAVIEEIKEMHRNGRPVLVGTISIEKSEHLSKLLSRSGVKHHVLNAKQHDREAEIVAQAGQKGMVTISTNMAGRGTDIKLGDGVAELGGLHILGTERHESRRIDNQLRGRSGRQGDMGSSRFYLSLDDDLMRIFGGEKISAIMDRIGIEENQPIEHRMISKAIENSQKRVEGQNFEIRKHLLEYDDVMNRQRQVIYEQRRKVLRGGEGLWSDLEEMLGDVLDDLIPDFIDEKGHAEEGDLKGLEDMVFKQFSLKMNFSDREDLRPAVIQEEIREAVMGLLKGKEAEFGTELMEYLLRVIMLNAIDTQWKDHLLAMDHLKEGIGLRGYGQKDPVREYQKEGYDMFMEMIERIKMDSLEKLCMVRIQREDEVERIQRRQEQEYVMSRGGDGAAAAPVKRTGEKVGRNDPCPCGSGKKYKKCCGAN is encoded by the coding sequence ATGTTTGAAAACATCCTGAAAAAAATCGTGGGCAGCAAGAACGACCGCGATCTCAAGCGCCTGTCCTTCCTTCTGGAGGAAGTCAACGACCTGGAACCGGCCATGCTGGCCTTGAGTGACGCCGAGCTACGGGCGAAAACCCCGTATTTCAAGGAGAAACTGGACAACGGCGCCTCCCTGGAGGACATCCTGCCGGAGGCCTTTGCGGTCGTGCGGGAGGTGTCCCGGCGGACCCTGCTGATGCGCCCCTTCGACGTGCAGGTCATCGGCGGCATCGTTCTTCACGAGGGGAAGATCGCCGAGATGAAGACCGGGGAAGGAAAAACCCTGGCGGCGACCATGCCGATGTACCTGAACGCCCTGGCGGGCAGGGGCGCCCATTTGGTCACGGTGAACGACTACCTGGCCCGTCGCGATGCCTCGTGGATGGGTCCTGTCTACAATTTCCTCGGACTGACCGTGGGCGTTATCGTCCACGGCATGGACGACGCGGAGCGCAGAAAGGCCTATCTGTCCGATATTACATACGGAACGAACAACGAGTTCGGGTTTGACTATCTCCGGGACAACATGAAGTTCACCCTGGACGACTACGTCCAGAGGGACTTCAACTATGCCATCGTCGACGAGGTCGACAGCATCCTCATCGACGAGGCCCGGACACCCCTCATCATCTCCGGGCCCTCCGACGAATCGACGGACAAGTACTACCGGATCAACCAGATCATCCCGCGTCTTCACAAGGACACGGACTACACGATCGAGGAAAAGAGCAAGACCGTGGTGCTGACCGAGGAGGGCGTCGCCCGGGTGGAAACCCTCCTGAAGGTCCAGAACCTCTACGAGCCAAGGAACATCGAGATCGTCCACCACGTGAACCAGGCCCTCCGTGCCCACACCCTCTTCAAGCGGGACGTGGACTACATGGTGAAGGACGGCGAGGTCATCATCGTCGACGAGTTCACCGGCCGGCTCATGCCGGGGAGGCGTTACAGCGACGGCCTGCATCAGGCCCTGGAGGCGAAGGAGAAGGTCAAGATCGAGCGGGAAAATCAGACCCTGGCGTCCATCACCTTCCAGAACTACTTCCGCATGTACGACAAGCTGGCGGGCATGACCGGTACCGCCGATACGGAGGCGGAGGAGTTCAAGAAGATCTACGGCCTCGAGGTGGTGGTCGTCCCGACGAACATGCCCATGATCCGGAACGACGCGGGAGACGTGGTCTACAAGACGGAAGTGGAAAAATTCAATGCCGTCATCGAAGAGATCAAGGAGATGCACCGGAACGGACGGCCCGTCCTGGTGGGCACGATCTCCATCGAGAAATCGGAGCACCTGAGCAAGCTTCTTTCCCGTTCGGGAGTGAAGCACCACGTTCTCAACGCCAAGCAGCACGACAGGGAGGCGGAGATCGTCGCCCAGGCGGGCCAGAAGGGCATGGTGACCATCTCGACCAACATGGCGGGGCGAGGAACCGACATCAAGCTGGGAGACGGCGTCGCGGAGCTGGGGGGCCTCCACATCCTGGGGACGGAGCGCCACGAGAGCCGGCGGATCGACAACCAGCTCCGGGGCCGGTCGGGACGCCAGGGGGACATGGGGTCTTCCCGATTCTACCTGTCCCTCGATGACGACCTGATGCGCATCTTCGGGGGTGAAAAGATCTCCGCCATCATGGACCGAATCGGCATTGAAGAGAACCAGCCCATTGAGCACCGGATGATCTCCAAGGCGATCGAGAACTCGCAGAAGCGCGTGGAAGGACAGAACTTCGAGATCCGGAAACACCTCCTGGAATACGACGATGTCATGAACCGCCAGCGGCAGGTCATCTACGAGCAACGCCGCAAGGTGCTCCGGGGAGGCGAAGGCCTCTGGTCGGACCTGGAGGAGATGCTGGGGGACGTCCTGGACGATCTGATTCCGGATTTCATTGACGAGAAGGGCCACGCGGAGGAAGGGGATCTCAAGGGGCTGGAGGACATGGTCTTCAAGCAGTTTTCCCTGAAAATGAACTTTTCCGATCGGGAGGACCTGCGGCCCGCCGTGATCCAAGAAGAGATCCGCGAAGCGGTGATGGGACTTCTGAAGGGGAAGGAAGCGGAATTCGGGACGGAGCTGATGGAATATCTCCTCCGGGTGATCATGCTGAACGCCATCGATACCCAGTGGAAGGACCACCTGTTGGCCATGGACCACCTCAAGGAGGGGATCGGCCTCCGGGGATACGGCCAGAAGGATCCGGTCCGGGAATACCAGAAGGAAGGGTACGACATGTTCATGGAGATGATCGAGCGGATCAAGATGGACAGCCTGGAGAAGCTCTGTATGGTCCGAATCCAGCGGGAGGACGAGGTCGAGCGGATCCAGCGGCGGCAGGAGCAGGAGTACGTCATGAGCCGGGGAGGAGACGGAGCGGCCGCTGCCCCGGTGAAGCGGACCGGTGAAAAGGTCGGGCGGAACGATCCCTGCCCCTGCGGGAGCGGAAAGAAATACAAGAAGTGTTGTGGCGCAAATTGA
- the tsf gene encoding translation elongation factor Ts — MEITSGMVKELRTKTGAGMMDCKEALQASDGDFEKAIDFLRKKGMSAATKRSSKAAKDGAVGSYIHMGGKIGVLVEVNCETDFVAKTDNFTAFVKDIAMHVAASNPLYLNSEEIPEADMEREKAIYRDQLAQEKKPEKIWDKIIEGKLRKYYEDVCLLDQKFIKNTDITVKTLLNEMIAKTGENIIIRRFARFQLGEELKG, encoded by the coding sequence TTGGAAATTACATCCGGAATGGTAAAAGAGCTGAGAACGAAAACGGGCGCCGGCATGATGGACTGCAAGGAGGCCCTTCAGGCCTCGGATGGCGATTTTGAAAAGGCCATCGACTTTCTGCGCAAAAAGGGCATGTCGGCGGCGACCAAGCGCTCTTCCAAGGCCGCCAAGGACGGCGCCGTCGGTTCCTACATTCACATGGGAGGAAAGATCGGCGTCCTGGTCGAGGTGAACTGCGAGACCGACTTCGTGGCGAAGACGGACAATTTCACCGCTTTCGTCAAGGACATCGCCATGCACGTGGCGGCGTCGAATCCCCTGTACCTGAACAGCGAAGAGATCCCCGAGGCCGATATGGAACGGGAGAAGGCCATTTATCGCGATCAGCTTGCCCAGGAGAAAAAGCCCGAGAAGATCTGGGACAAGATCATCGAGGGGAAGCTCCGGAAGTACTATGAGGATGTGTGCCTCCTGGATCAGAAGTTCATCAAAAACACAGACATCACGGTGAAGACGCTTCTGAACGAGATGATCGCCAAGACGGGAGAGAACATCATCATCCGTCGCTTCGCCCGGTTCCAGCTGGGAGAAGAGTTGAAGGGCTGA